Proteins from a genomic interval of Diaphorobacter sp. HDW4A:
- a CDS encoding AMP-binding protein, producing the protein MTIHASPQNLRELIDARAAGRGSASFMLNAQNDASLSFAQLKAETDKLRSNLAQAGLAPGDKVSVYLPNGPLPAILLLGIMASGLVVNPVNLLSQPSQLLHVLRHSDTRLVFTCREYLPPLEQALAQIERRIAIVLCDPESMHVPWVPELSADGAANADADSDSLATHAISSDEPALIMYTSGTTGVPKGVLLSHANLLANAAATTEAHQLNASDRVMVSLPLYHINALVVALITPLFHGGSLVMAPKFSAKTFWADVCRFECTWINVVPTIIAYLLNDEADNESNNDGARDLSRLRFCRSASAALAPEHHRAFEARFGLGIIETMGLTETAAPSFSNPLDANARRVGSVGQPTGALAAIMDIDGRFLPAGERGEIVLQGPNVMLGYYKDPSRTKDAFTSDGWLRTGDIGYQDADGFFYVTGRSKELIIKGGENIAPREIDEAVLKHPKVLDAAAVGVPHPEYGQEIAVYLVMRDGAEFDAADLRRHCLVELGNYKCPSRFVQMDELPRGPSGKLQRLKLLEQPA; encoded by the coding sequence ATGACCATCCACGCATCCCCACAAAACCTTCGCGAGCTGATCGACGCGCGCGCTGCCGGGCGCGGCTCGGCCTCGTTCATGCTCAACGCGCAGAACGACGCCAGCCTCTCGTTCGCGCAGCTGAAGGCGGAGACCGACAAGCTGCGCTCCAACCTCGCGCAAGCTGGACTTGCGCCCGGAGACAAGGTCTCGGTCTACCTGCCCAACGGGCCGCTGCCCGCCATCTTGCTGCTGGGAATCATGGCAAGCGGGCTGGTGGTCAATCCGGTCAATCTGCTGAGCCAGCCGTCGCAGCTCCTGCATGTGCTGCGCCATTCGGACACGCGGCTGGTGTTCACCTGCCGCGAGTATCTGCCCCCGCTCGAGCAGGCGCTTGCACAGATCGAACGCCGCATCGCCATCGTTCTCTGCGATCCAGAATCGATGCATGTGCCGTGGGTGCCCGAACTGTCCGCAGACGGTGCGGCCAATGCGGACGCCGATTCGGATTCGCTCGCTACCCATGCCATTTCCAGCGACGAACCCGCGCTCATCATGTACACCTCGGGCACCACCGGCGTGCCCAAGGGCGTGCTGCTGAGTCACGCCAATCTGCTCGCCAACGCGGCTGCGACGACCGAAGCGCACCAGTTGAATGCGAGCGACCGCGTGATGGTGTCGCTGCCGCTCTATCACATCAACGCGCTGGTGGTGGCGCTGATCACGCCGCTGTTCCATGGCGGCTCGCTGGTCATGGCACCTAAGTTTTCGGCCAAGACCTTCTGGGCCGATGTGTGCCGATTCGAGTGCACCTGGATCAACGTGGTGCCGACGATCATCGCCTACCTGCTCAACGACGAGGCGGACAATGAGTCAAACAACGACGGCGCGCGCGATCTCTCGCGTCTCAGGTTCTGCCGCTCGGCCTCGGCGGCGCTCGCGCCCGAGCACCACCGCGCGTTCGAGGCGCGCTTCGGCCTCGGCATCATCGAGACCATGGGCCTGACCGAAACCGCTGCGCCTTCGTTCAGCAACCCGCTTGACGCCAACGCGCGGCGCGTGGGCAGTGTCGGCCAACCCACGGGCGCACTCGCGGCGATCATGGACATCGACGGCCGCTTTCTGCCTGCCGGTGAGCGCGGCGAGATCGTGCTGCAAGGCCCCAACGTGATGCTCGGCTACTACAAGGACCCGAGCAGAACCAAGGACGCCTTCACCAGCGACGGCTGGCTGCGCACCGGAGACATCGGTTATCAGGATGCCGACGGCTTCTTCTACGTGACCGGCCGCTCCAAGGAACTCATCATCAAGGGCGGCGAAAACATCGCGCCGCGCGAGATCGACGAGGCCGTGCTCAAGCATCCCAAGGTGCTGGACGCCGCAGCTGTGGGCGTTCCCCATCCCGAATATGGACAGGAGATCGCCGTCTATCTGGTGATGCGCGACGGCGCTGAATTCGACGCCGCCGACCTGCGACGCCACTGCCTTGTCGAGTTGGGCAACTACAAATGCCCTAGCCGCTTCGTGCAGATGGACGAGCTGCCACGCGGCCCGTCCGGAAAGCTGCAGCGGCTCAAGCTGCTGGAGCAACCGGCCTGA
- a CDS encoding ferric reductase-like transmembrane domain-containing protein, which translates to MRRLHIEKQWVLGAFLAAITVLWIAVSPPDWRTVPFVDADGAASGLWALRQHVLYLSGLLSVGLMSMCMLLGLRQPWMERVVGGMDQVYRLHKWAGIGAGATAIAHWLAKESGGWIKDIWGSAGRPAREAMLAWAGALRSPAKDIGEMAFYVLLALLLVTLWQQLLNYRRWRWTHRAMPLIYLALVCHSIVLMPARVWLEPLGVLFASMFAVGSAAALVSLTDRIGRSRTFDARVESVTSAGAGKGQQPLELVCAMPRDWRGFRPGQFVFLTFDRVEGAHPFTIAGAPETLGCNARGEPLLRFLIKPLGDCTTALSALLHVGQSVQIEGPYGQFDAIGEAGRDQVWVAGGVGITPFIAFLEARQPQSGHVHAHSHEGEVWMHYCTRDAVGDALLARVRQLCEQAVPVVHLTVHDAAVGDFFAPESLEQHGACGLDIWFCGPAGLGVVLKDACRRIGAGRWRLHRELFAMR; encoded by the coding sequence ATGCGCAGGCTTCACATCGAAAAGCAATGGGTGCTGGGGGCTTTTCTCGCGGCCATCACGGTTCTGTGGATTGCGGTGTCGCCGCCGGACTGGCGCACCGTTCCCTTCGTCGATGCTGATGGAGCGGCATCCGGGTTGTGGGCGCTCAGGCAGCATGTGCTGTATCTGAGCGGACTGCTGTCTGTGGGGCTGATGTCGATGTGCATGCTGCTGGGGCTGCGTCAGCCGTGGATGGAGCGTGTGGTGGGCGGCATGGACCAGGTTTACCGCTTGCACAAATGGGCGGGCATCGGCGCGGGTGCAACCGCCATTGCGCATTGGCTTGCGAAAGAGTCGGGTGGCTGGATCAAGGACATCTGGGGCAGTGCCGGACGCCCTGCACGCGAGGCGATGTTGGCGTGGGCCGGGGCGCTGCGTTCGCCCGCCAAGGACATTGGCGAGATGGCGTTCTACGTTCTGCTCGCGCTGTTGCTGGTGACGCTGTGGCAGCAACTGCTCAACTACAGGCGATGGCGGTGGACGCATCGCGCCATGCCGCTGATTTATCTCGCGCTGGTATGTCACTCCATCGTGCTGATGCCTGCGCGCGTCTGGCTTGAGCCACTGGGTGTGCTGTTCGCATCGATGTTTGCGGTGGGAAGCGCGGCCGCGCTGGTTTCGTTGACGGATCGCATTGGCCGTTCGCGCACATTCGATGCGCGCGTCGAGAGCGTGACGTCGGCCGGTGCAGGCAAGGGCCAACAGCCCTTGGAACTGGTGTGCGCCATGCCCCGAGATTGGCGCGGATTTCGGCCCGGGCAGTTCGTGTTTCTGACGTTTGATCGCGTGGAGGGCGCGCATCCATTCACCATTGCTGGTGCGCCCGAGACGTTGGGTTGCAATGCGCGTGGCGAGCCGTTGCTGCGTTTTCTAATCAAACCGCTGGGCGACTGCACAACGGCGCTTTCGGCCCTGCTGCATGTGGGGCAGAGCGTGCAGATCGAAGGGCCTTATGGGCAGTTTGACGCCATCGGCGAGGCGGGGCGCGATCAGGTCTGGGTGGCGGGTGGTGTGGGTATCACGCCGTTCATTGCCTTTCTCGAAGCGCGCCAGCCGCAGTCAGGTCATGTGCATGCACATTCCCACGAGGGTGAGGTGTGGATGCACTATTGCACGCGCGATGCGGTCGGTGATGCCTTGCTGGCGCGTGTGCGGCAATTGTGTGAACAGGCCGTGCCTGTGGTGCATCTGACGGTGCACGATGCGGCAGTGGGAGATTTCTTTGCGCCCGAGTCGCTGGAGCAGCATGGCGCATGCGGGCTCGACATCTGGTTTTGCGGACCGGCGGGTTTGGGCGTGGTCCTGAAGGACGCTTGCAGACGCATTGGAGCGGGGCGCTGGCGGTTGCATCGTGAGCTGTTCGCCATGCGGTGA
- a CDS encoding response regulator transcription factor has product MRILVVEDEPTLQAQLVRALETANHTVETASDGAAAQYLGEVEDYDAAILDLGLPVVDGLTVLRSWRTAGRSMPVMILTARGAWHEKVAGMDAGADDYLAKPFHMEELLARLRALLRRLGNQSSAEWQCGPIRLDTRQARVLVDGQALVVTSHEFKILSLLMQRVGEVFSRTELSEHIYPQDSDRDSNTIEVFIGRLRKKLPPGSIETVRGLGYRLIDPNVTA; this is encoded by the coding sequence ATGCGCATTCTGGTCGTCGAAGACGAGCCCACGCTGCAGGCGCAACTGGTGCGCGCGCTGGAGACCGCCAACCATACCGTCGAGACCGCGAGCGATGGCGCTGCGGCCCAATACCTCGGCGAGGTCGAGGACTACGATGCAGCGATTCTCGACCTCGGTCTACCCGTGGTCGATGGCCTCACCGTGCTGCGTAGCTGGCGCACGGCGGGCCGCAGCATGCCGGTGATGATTCTCACGGCGCGCGGCGCATGGCACGAGAAGGTCGCGGGCATGGACGCCGGAGCCGACGATTATCTCGCCAAGCCCTTCCACATGGAAGAGCTGCTCGCGCGCCTGCGCGCCTTGCTCAGGCGACTGGGCAACCAGTCCAGCGCCGAGTGGCAATGCGGCCCCATCCGGCTGGACACGCGGCAGGCGCGCGTGCTCGTCGATGGCCAGGCGCTCGTCGTCACCAGCCATGAATTCAAGATCCTCTCGCTGCTGATGCAGCGCGTGGGCGAGGTGTTTTCGCGCACCGAACTCTCCGAGCACATCTACCCGCAAGACAGCGACCGCGACTCCAACACCATCGAAGTGTTCATCGGCCGCCTGCGCAAAAAGCTCCCGCCCGGCAGCATCGAGACCGTGCGGGGCCTCGGCTACCGCCTCATCGATCCGAACGTCACTGCATGA
- a CDS encoding I78 family peptidase inhibitor, with translation MRALSSGLLSLCVALLLAGCQTVSPQGPGSSKPSAPPPPPEPIGKTTAPPGNICNAPPAQWAVGKMPTPSVTENARVRAGARMARVLRPGQMVTKEFDQQRLNLELDDSGKIIAARCG, from the coding sequence ATGCGAGCGCTTTCATCGGGACTGTTGTCGTTGTGCGTGGCGCTGCTGTTGGCCGGATGTCAGACGGTATCGCCGCAAGGGCCGGGCAGTTCCAAGCCTTCCGCACCACCACCGCCGCCCGAGCCTATCGGCAAGACGACTGCGCCACCCGGCAACATCTGCAATGCCCCGCCCGCGCAATGGGCGGTGGGCAAGATGCCCACGCCGAGCGTGACGGAGAACGCACGTGTGCGCGCAGGTGCCCGTATGGCGCGCGTGCTGCGGCCGGGGCAGATGGTGACCAAGGAGTTTGATCAGCAGCGCCTGAATCTCGAGCTCGATGACAGCGGAAAGATCATCGCCGCGCGTTGCGGCTGA
- a CDS encoding PepSY domain-containing protein, with product MLFTSRFATTHKTFTRVATPLALVLAIGGGASLAVAQGNTAPTAAPVAAAVTTAAPALNLRQIYDRIEAAGYRDIREIEWDDGRYEAKASNAQGQRMKLYVNATSGTIEQAKLRH from the coding sequence ATGTTGTTCACTTCACGCTTTGCCACCACGCACAAGACCTTCACCCGCGTTGCCACTCCGCTTGCGCTGGTGCTCGCCATCGGTGGTGGTGCCTCGCTCGCAGTGGCTCAGGGCAACACCGCCCCCACTGCAGCTCCTGTCGCAGCGGCCGTGACCACCGCTGCGCCCGCATTGAACCTTCGTCAGATCTACGACCGCATCGAAGCCGCCGGATACCGTGACATCCGCGAGATCGAGTGGGATGACGGACGCTACGAAGCCAAGGCCAGCAACGCGCAGGGCCAACGGATGAAGCTCTATGTGAATGCGACATCCGGCACCATCGAGCAGGCCAAGCTGCGTCACTGA
- a CDS encoding IclR family transcriptional regulator yields the protein MSSTQSNAAAIRAFRIVELLAQAREPLTLMDISTRMDLPKQSVHRLLKQLESAWLVNRDGPGKHYVCSSRVRQMAINLLMTTGPAAERRAILQELADKVQASCNLAISGGDSVVYLDRVEANWSASTKLVPGTRVPFHCTASGKLLMSFLPKAQRERLLRSLPLRRWTELSICDAERLKDDLEETRKRRLGVNTGEYIPGVVAIAVPVMLGPKKVGAAVAIQVSDDRMGIDDLMRWAPELRAVAERLAQTFDVPDGRVHSPS from the coding sequence ATGTCCTCGACCCAATCCAATGCCGCAGCTATCCGCGCCTTCCGCATCGTCGAGCTGCTGGCGCAGGCGCGCGAGCCGCTCACGCTCATGGACATCAGTACGCGCATGGACCTGCCCAAGCAGTCGGTGCACCGGCTGCTCAAGCAGCTCGAAAGCGCGTGGCTCGTGAACCGCGACGGTCCGGGCAAGCACTACGTCTGTTCGAGCCGGGTGCGGCAGATGGCGATCAATCTGCTGATGACCACGGGACCTGCGGCCGAGCGACGCGCGATTCTTCAGGAGCTCGCCGACAAGGTGCAGGCGAGCTGCAATCTCGCGATCTCGGGCGGCGACTCGGTCGTCTATCTCGACCGCGTGGAGGCCAACTGGAGCGCGAGCACCAAGCTTGTGCCGGGCACGCGCGTGCCGTTTCACTGCACGGCCAGCGGCAAGCTGCTGATGAGCTTTTTGCCGAAGGCGCAGCGCGAACGCCTGCTGCGCAGCCTGCCACTGCGGCGCTGGACCGAGCTGAGCATCTGCGATGCCGAGCGGTTGAAGGACGATCTGGAAGAGACGCGTAAGCGCCGCCTCGGTGTGAACACCGGCGAGTACATCCCCGGCGTGGTCGCGATTGCCGTGCCGGTGATGCTGGGCCCGAAGAAGGTCGGCGCGGCGGTCGCGATCCAGGTGAGCGACGACCGCATGGGCATCGACGATCTGATGCGTTGGGCGCCAGAGTTGCGCGCGGTGGCCGAGCGGCTTGCGCAGACCTTCGACGTGCCCGACGGGCGCGTTCATTCGCCGTCGTAG
- a CDS encoding ATP-binding protein codes for MSEPATLPTSSGSLRTRLLIGALAWIIVTLALAGWGLRNLFKEHIEQQLETQLVLHLNQLSAAVNVQPGGKIAVIPLASDNRFEQPLSGLYWQIDELRLDEQQHPQVTREAMARSRSLWDQALAMPTAVRFATSGKNYRALTLHDSENNTLLAVTRNLQLPDANSPPLRLTIAADSALMTEPLQRFTSMLLLTLGILALGLAIAVLIQLQLALQPLKQLRERLSAVRNGDASTLEGRFPQELQPLVNEFNKVLHTNAEIVQRARTQAGNLAHAVNTPLAILRNAAEHETGSLARLVTEQASTAQRQIDHHLARARAASAARSSGLRTPVLAPLQALRRTMEKLHAERGLHFDMNDVPPELAFRGEEQDFFELMGNVIDNAGKWATGRVVVNAALSHDSMMLEITVDDDGPGLSEHERELVFQRGMRLDEQRPGSGLGLDIVRDLAQTYGGEVQALESPMGGLRMRLLLPANMTRYDGE; via the coding sequence ATGAGTGAGCCTGCGACGCTCCCTACATCGTCCGGTTCGCTGCGCACGCGCCTGCTGATCGGGGCGCTCGCATGGATCATCGTGACCCTCGCGCTCGCGGGCTGGGGTCTGCGCAATCTGTTCAAGGAGCACATAGAGCAACAGCTCGAAACCCAGCTGGTGCTGCACCTCAACCAGCTCAGCGCTGCCGTGAACGTGCAGCCCGGAGGCAAAATCGCCGTCATTCCGCTCGCCAGCGACAACCGTTTCGAGCAGCCACTCTCGGGCCTGTACTGGCAGATCGACGAGCTTCGGCTCGATGAGCAGCAGCACCCGCAGGTGACTCGCGAAGCCATGGCGCGCTCGCGCTCGCTCTGGGATCAGGCGCTGGCCATGCCGACTGCCGTGAGGTTCGCCACATCGGGCAAGAACTACCGCGCACTGACGCTGCACGACAGCGAGAACAACACACTGCTCGCCGTCACGCGCAACCTGCAATTGCCCGATGCCAACAGCCCGCCACTGCGCCTGACCATCGCGGCCGACAGTGCGCTGATGACCGAGCCCCTGCAGCGCTTCACCTCCATGCTGCTGCTCACGCTCGGCATACTTGCGCTCGGCCTCGCGATTGCCGTGTTGATTCAATTGCAACTCGCCCTGCAGCCACTCAAGCAGCTGCGCGAACGCCTGAGCGCCGTGCGCAACGGCGACGCAAGCACGCTCGAAGGCCGCTTTCCGCAGGAGCTGCAGCCGCTGGTCAACGAATTCAACAAGGTACTGCACACCAATGCCGAGATCGTGCAGCGCGCTCGCACGCAGGCGGGCAACCTCGCCCATGCGGTGAACACACCGCTTGCCATTCTGCGCAACGCAGCGGAGCATGAAACCGGTAGCCTCGCAAGACTCGTGACCGAGCAGGCCAGCACCGCCCAGCGCCAGATCGACCACCACCTCGCACGCGCCAGAGCTGCCTCCGCCGCGCGCTCATCAGGCCTGCGCACGCCGGTGCTCGCGCCGTTGCAGGCACTGCGCCGCACCATGGAAAAATTGCATGCCGAACGCGGGCTGCATTTCGACATGAACGATGTCCCACCCGAGCTCGCCTTTCGTGGCGAGGAACAGGATTTCTTCGAACTCATGGGCAACGTGATCGACAACGCGGGCAAGTGGGCGACGGGCCGCGTGGTCGTCAACGCGGCGCTCTCGCATGATTCCATGATGCTCGAGATCACCGTCGACGATGATGGTCCGGGCCTCTCCGAACACGAGCGCGAACTCGTCTTTCAGCGCGGCATGCGCCTTGATGAACAGCGCCCCGGATCGGGCCTTGGTCTCGACATCGTGCGCGATCTCGCTCAGACCTACGGCGGCGAGGTGCAGGCGCTGGAGTCGCCCATGGGCGGCCTGCGCATGCGCCTGCTTCTGCCCGCCAACATGACCCGCTACGACGGCGAATGA
- the hemW gene encoding radical SAM family heme chaperone HemW produces MSIPIVSADKANAPITGKPLRSIMDYMRPGVLQLTSLPQLSLYIHLPWCLKKCPYCDFNSHEARGGAHDEKRYLAALMADLEAALPLIWGRSVHSIFIGGGTPSLFSPESIDQLLSDVRARLRLEADCEITMEANPGTFEKDRFRAYRAAGVTRLSIGVQSFDDRFLKALGRVHDGAQAMAAVEEAAQAFDTFNLDIMYALPGQSPLDLERDLQTALSFAPPHLSVYHLTIEPNTYFAKFPPTVPDEDTAYDMLDRITELTGEKGMRRYEISAYARANHECWHNTNYWEFGDYLGIGAGAHSKLSFAHRVVRQVRLRDPERYMEGALAGLAVAQDDDVRRADLPFEYMLNALRLREGFSLQDYMDRTGTPLSTIDAGLKEAEAKGLITRSGLKIQPTERGFDFLSDLQSLFLTAP; encoded by the coding sequence ATGAGCATCCCCATCGTTTCCGCAGACAAGGCAAACGCCCCCATCACCGGCAAGCCGCTGCGCTCCATCATGGACTACATGCGCCCCGGCGTGCTGCAGCTCACCAGCCTGCCGCAGCTGTCGCTCTACATCCACCTGCCCTGGTGCCTGAAAAAGTGCCCCTACTGTGATTTCAACTCGCACGAGGCACGCGGTGGCGCACACGACGAGAAGAGATACCTCGCAGCGCTGATGGCCGACCTCGAGGCGGCGCTGCCACTGATCTGGGGCCGTTCAGTCCACAGCATCTTCATCGGGGGCGGCACACCTAGCTTGTTCTCGCCCGAATCCATCGATCAGTTGCTCAGCGACGTGCGCGCACGCCTGCGGCTTGAGGCCGACTGCGAGATCACGATGGAGGCCAACCCCGGTACCTTCGAGAAGGACCGCTTTCGCGCCTACCGTGCGGCGGGTGTCACCCGCCTGTCCATCGGTGTGCAGAGCTTTGACGACCGCTTTCTCAAGGCACTCGGCCGTGTGCATGATGGCGCGCAGGCGATGGCCGCCGTCGAGGAGGCAGCGCAGGCGTTTGACACCTTCAATCTTGACATCATGTACGCCCTGCCCGGCCAGAGCCCGCTCGATCTGGAGCGCGATCTGCAGACCGCGCTGTCGTTCGCACCGCCGCACCTGTCGGTCTATCACCTGACCATCGAGCCCAACACCTACTTCGCCAAGTTCCCGCCCACGGTGCCCGACGAAGACACGGCCTACGACATGCTCGACCGCATCACCGAGCTGACCGGCGAAAAGGGCATGCGCCGCTACGAGATCTCGGCCTACGCACGCGCCAATCACGAATGCTGGCACAACACCAACTACTGGGAGTTCGGTGACTACCTCGGTATCGGCGCGGGCGCGCACAGCAAGCTGAGCTTCGCGCATCGCGTAGTGCGCCAGGTGCGCCTGCGTGATCCCGAACGCTACATGGAAGGCGCGCTCGCGGGCCTCGCCGTCGCTCAAGACGACGATGTGCGACGTGCGGATCTGCCGTTTGAATACATGCTCAACGCGCTGCGCCTACGCGAAGGTTTCTCGCTGCAAGACTACATGGACCGCACCGGCACGCCGCTGTCGACGATCGACGCAGGACTGAAGGAAGCCGAAGCCAAAGGACTCATCACGCGCAGTGGTCTGAAGATCCAGCCAACCGAACGCGGCTTCGATTTTCTGAGCGATCTGCAGTCGTTGTTTTTGACAGCCCCCTGA
- a CDS encoding PepSY domain-containing protein gives MPPSTIKTSWRSRLLSAFGLAALAFGLWSFVGASSNMPQAGESDHEMARRALREGKVLPLRTVLAQVERDFQGQVLEVELDREDGVFVYEIKLLRQDGQLMKLEVDAASGRVIKAKQKGGH, from the coding sequence ATGCCCCCATCCACCATCAAGACCTCCTGGCGCAGCCGCTTGCTTTCCGCATTCGGCCTTGCGGCGCTGGCGTTCGGCCTGTGGTCGTTCGTGGGGGCTTCATCCAACATGCCGCAGGCTGGTGAGAGCGATCACGAGATGGCACGACGCGCGCTGCGCGAGGGCAAGGTGCTGCCGCTGCGCACCGTGCTCGCGCAGGTGGAACGCGACTTTCAGGGACAGGTGCTCGAGGTCGAGCTGGATCGTGAAGACGGCGTGTTCGTCTACGAGATCAAGCTGCTCCGGCAAGACGGTCAGCTCATGAAGCTCGAAGTCGATGCGGCCAGCGGACGGGTGATCAAGGCCAAGCAGAAAGGCGGTCACTGA
- a CDS encoding aldehyde dehydrogenase family protein has product MEVQETQRDPQLLAAQQTIAELMRRARAAHANFAQLGQQGMDDAVSAVGWAIMEPGRNRQMAELAVRETSLGNVNDKITKNHRKTLGLLRDLKGVRTHGVISENKAKGITEIARSVGVVAAITPSTNPGATPANNIINALKCGNAVIVAPSPKGLGVSQLLIDFIHAELRKCGLPVDLVQTLPSPISKALTAELMRQADLVIATGSQANVRMAYTCGTPAFGVGAGNVASIVDSSANLAEAAGLILASKTFDNATSCSSENSMVLLADIRDDMLQAMQARGGLLLNTEEKERLQNIMWRGGKLSEVVTGKSARVIAELAGIDWRGRIATDAPTALLVDETGIGSDHLFSGEKLSPVLTVYTAKDFNDAAAVVRRIYGYMGAGHSVSLHSQDDEQALYLAQNLPVARVILNQAHCFATGGNFNNGLPFSLSMGCGTWGGNNFSDNLNYRFYMNVTRVARTIAENKPSVDDMLGDWFRRYGA; this is encoded by the coding sequence ATGGAAGTGCAGGAGACACAACGCGACCCTCAGCTGCTGGCCGCGCAGCAGACCATTGCCGAACTCATGCGGCGTGCGCGTGCGGCACATGCCAACTTCGCGCAGCTCGGTCAACAAGGTATGGACGACGCAGTTTCGGCAGTGGGCTGGGCGATCATGGAGCCTGGCCGCAACCGCCAGATGGCCGAGTTGGCGGTGCGCGAAACCAGCCTTGGCAACGTCAATGACAAGATCACCAAGAACCACCGCAAGACGCTCGGCCTGCTGCGTGACTTGAAGGGCGTTCGCACGCACGGCGTGATCTCTGAGAACAAGGCCAAGGGCATCACCGAGATCGCACGCTCCGTCGGCGTGGTCGCCGCGATCACGCCCTCCACCAACCCCGGCGCGACGCCCGCCAACAACATCATCAACGCGCTCAAGTGCGGCAATGCGGTGATCGTCGCGCCCTCGCCCAAGGGCCTCGGCGTGAGCCAGTTGCTGATCGACTTCATCCATGCGGAACTGCGCAAGTGCGGCCTGCCGGTCGATCTGGTGCAGACGCTGCCCAGCCCCATCAGCAAGGCGCTGACCGCCGAGCTGATGCGCCAGGCCGATCTGGTGATCGCCACCGGCTCGCAAGCCAACGTGCGCATGGCCTACACCTGCGGCACGCCCGCGTTCGGCGTGGGCGCGGGCAATGTGGCGTCCATTGTGGACAGCTCGGCGAATCTCGCCGAAGCGGCCGGTCTGATCCTTGCCTCCAAGACCTTCGACAACGCCACCAGTTGCTCGTCGGAAAACAGCATGGTGCTGCTGGCCGACATTCGGGACGACATGCTGCAAGCGATGCAGGCTCGCGGCGGGCTGCTGCTGAACACCGAAGAAAAAGAGCGGCTGCAGAACATCATGTGGCGCGGCGGCAAGCTCAGCGAAGTGGTCACCGGCAAGTCCGCCAGAGTCATCGCCGAGCTGGCCGGAATCGACTGGCGCGGCCGCATCGCGACCGATGCACCCACGGCGCTTCTGGTCGACGAAACCGGCATAGGCAGCGATCATCTTTTCTCCGGCGAGAAGCTCTCGCCCGTGCTCACGGTCTACACGGCAAAGGACTTCAACGACGCCGCCGCCGTCGTGCGCCGCATTTACGGCTACATGGGCGCGGGGCATTCGGTGAGTCTGCATTCGCAGGACGACGAACAGGCGCTGTACCTCGCGCAGAACCTGCCGGTGGCGCGCGTGATCCTCAATCAGGCGCACTGCTTCGCGACCGGTGGCAACTTCAACAACGGGCTGCCATTCTCGCTGTCCATGGGCTGCGGCACCTGGGGCGGCAACAACTTCTCGGACAACCTCAACTACCGCTTCTACATGAACGTGACGCGCGTCGCGCGAACGATTGCCGAGAACAAGCCATCGGTCGACGACATGCTGGGCGACTGGTTCCGGAGGTACGGCGCATGA